One window of Marinomonas primoryensis genomic DNA carries:
- the ribF gene encoding bifunctional riboflavin kinase/FAD synthetase, translating into MELIRGIHNIRSKHKECVLTIGNFDGVHLGHSAILARVKALAKQYDSPAGIMIFEPQPREFFAPETAPGRIGRLRDKVRLLEGQGIDYVLCMPFNPKLQQLTAQAFCQQVLLDGLSVKHLVVGDDFRFGCDRQGDFDYLQEFGGGHGFDVENTPSVMNALGERVSSTLVRHALECGDVLAAQVNMGHLVMLSGRVIHGQQLGRKLGFPTANVHLKGIKPALSGVYAVMFTVDGVSHNGVANIGVRPTVDGKTPILEVHLFDFNGDLYDQYVQVTFCYFIRAERKMTSLDALEKQIQCDKDDALRFFVQSVN; encoded by the coding sequence ATGGAGTTAATTCGCGGTATTCATAATATCCGTTCAAAGCATAAAGAGTGTGTGCTGACGATTGGCAATTTTGATGGTGTCCATTTGGGTCACAGTGCTATTTTGGCGCGCGTCAAAGCCTTAGCAAAGCAGTATGATTCACCTGCGGGGATTATGATTTTTGAACCCCAGCCAAGAGAGTTCTTTGCGCCTGAAACGGCGCCCGGCCGCATTGGGCGTTTGCGTGATAAAGTACGGTTGTTGGAAGGTCAGGGAATAGATTATGTGCTCTGCATGCCATTTAACCCTAAGTTGCAGCAATTAACGGCTCAGGCATTTTGTCAGCAAGTTTTGCTGGATGGGCTGTCTGTGAAGCACTTGGTGGTTGGTGATGATTTTCGTTTTGGCTGTGATCGACAAGGTGACTTTGATTACTTGCAAGAGTTTGGTGGTGGGCATGGTTTTGATGTTGAGAATACACCATCAGTGATGAATGCTCTTGGTGAGCGAGTCAGCAGTACGTTGGTTAGGCATGCACTAGAGTGTGGAGATGTATTGGCTGCTCAGGTGAATATGGGGCACTTGGTGATGTTGAGTGGTCGCGTTATTCATGGGCAGCAGCTTGGTCGTAAATTGGGATTTCCTACGGCGAATGTTCACCTTAAAGGTATTAAACCTGCGCTTTCTGGTGTTTATGCTGTGATGTTTACGGTGGATGGTGTCTCCCATAATGGGGTGGCGAATATTGGTGTGCGCCCGACTGTTGATGGTAAAACGCCAATATTAGAAGTGCATTTGTTCGATTTTAATGGCGATCTGTACGATCAATACGTGCAGGTGACTTTCTGTTATTTTATTCGGGCAGAACGAAAAATGACCAGCTTAGATGCGCTGGAAAAACAAATTCAATGTGATAAAGATGACGCGTTGCGTTTCTTTGTCCAATCAGTGAACTGA
- the murJ gene encoding murein biosynthesis integral membrane protein MurJ: MSEINASSGKERKSLSLLRSGVLVSICTFLSRILGLVRDATLAYVLGASGSADAFYVAFKIPNFFRRLFAEGAFAQAFVPVLSDYRVNETKAEIRALVAAVSGSLALVLLFVTVLFMLCAPWVVYVFAPGFSVGSEQSALTAELLTITFPYLLFISLTALAGGILNAHGEYAVPAITPIFLNISLIIATLFFARSAAQAETAVAWGVFFAGLIQLLFQVPFLAKLQLLPMPRLGFRHPGVKRILLLMGPALFGVSVSQINLLLDTVLASFLQTGSITWLYLSDRLYELPLGIFAIAISTVILPSLSRSFSGGESTKFSDTLDWALRILLLIAIPSSLALFMLAEPLIATIFYRGELTVNDVQMAARSLQAYSLGLVFMMLIKVLAPGYYARQDTRTPVRIGIIAMVSNMVLNLILVWPLGHVGLALATSLSAGLNAFLLWRGLYKKQYHVFSDQWRRLLRIVLSATFSLGVCLYLFLQQGWQWTQMDDLYRVGCTLMVVVCGVFVYCVVAVAAGLRPSILKH; the protein is encoded by the coding sequence ATGTCTGAAATAAATGCCTCATCTGGCAAAGAACGTAAGTCTTTGTCTTTATTACGTTCTGGTGTCTTAGTTTCTATTTGTACCTTTCTTTCTCGTATCTTGGGTTTGGTGAGAGACGCCACTTTGGCTTATGTTTTAGGGGCGAGTGGCAGCGCAGATGCGTTTTATGTGGCGTTTAAAATCCCTAATTTTTTTCGGCGATTGTTTGCAGAAGGTGCTTTTGCTCAAGCCTTTGTCCCTGTTTTAAGTGATTACCGTGTTAATGAAACGAAAGCCGAGATTCGTGCTTTGGTTGCAGCGGTGTCAGGCTCGCTTGCGTTGGTGTTGTTGTTTGTGACTGTGCTGTTTATGTTATGTGCTCCTTGGGTGGTGTATGTGTTTGCTCCGGGCTTTTCTGTTGGTTCTGAGCAGTCGGCTTTAACGGCTGAGTTGCTGACGATTACATTCCCCTATTTGTTGTTCATTTCATTAACGGCGTTGGCTGGTGGTATTTTAAATGCCCATGGAGAGTATGCAGTCCCCGCAATTACGCCTATTTTTTTGAATATCTCTCTTATCATTGCCACCTTGTTTTTTGCTCGTTCGGCGGCTCAAGCGGAAACTGCCGTCGCTTGGGGTGTATTTTTTGCGGGTTTGATTCAGCTGCTGTTTCAAGTGCCGTTTTTGGCGAAGCTTCAATTATTACCAATGCCAAGGTTGGGTTTTCGCCACCCCGGCGTTAAGCGTATTTTGCTTTTGATGGGCCCGGCGCTATTTGGCGTGTCGGTCAGTCAAATTAATTTGCTACTGGATACAGTGCTAGCGTCTTTTCTACAAACTGGCAGTATCACGTGGTTATATTTGTCGGACCGGTTGTATGAACTGCCTTTGGGCATTTTTGCAATCGCAATCAGTACGGTCATTTTGCCTTCTTTGTCGCGTAGTTTTTCTGGGGGTGAGTCGACAAAGTTTTCTGATACATTGGATTGGGCGCTGCGTATTTTATTATTAATTGCTATTCCGTCGTCTCTTGCTCTTTTTATGTTGGCTGAGCCTTTGATTGCGACCATTTTTTACCGAGGAGAGCTGACGGTAAACGATGTGCAGATGGCTGCGCGGAGTTTGCAGGCGTATTCGCTAGGGTTGGTGTTTATGATGCTGATTAAGGTCTTGGCGCCAGGCTATTATGCAAGACAAGATACCAGAACGCCTGTGCGCATCGGTATTATCGCGATGGTGTCTAATATGGTTCTCAACCTGATTTTAGTATGGCCGCTGGGGCATGTTGGGCTGGCTCTCGCGACAAGTTTGTCGGCAGGCTTGAATGCCTTTTTGCTTTGGCGCGGGCTGTATAAGAAACAGTATCATGTGTTTTCTGATCAGTGGCGTCGTTTGTTGCGTATCGTGTTGAGTGCAACGTTTTCGTTGGGTGTTTGCTTGTATCTGTTTTTGCAGCAGGGTTGGCAGTGGACGCAAATGGACGATTTGTATCGAGTCGGCTGTACCTTGATGGTTGTCGTTTGCGGCGTGTTTGTGTATTGCGTGGTTGCGGTCGCGGCGGGGTTACGTCCTTCTATTTTGAAGCATTAG
- the ileS gene encoding isoleucine--tRNA ligase — protein sequence MSDYKPTLNLPNTDFPMRGDLAKREPAMLKRWQDMDLYQKVRDVSKGRKTFILHDGPPYANGSIHIGHAVNKILKDIIVKSKTVSGFDAPYIPGWDCHGLPIEHKVEQLIGKAGTKVSYKDFRAKCREYAYTQIEEQKKDFIRLGVMGDWKNPYLTMNFATEANIVRALGKIAENGHLVKGFKPVYWSVVGGSALAEAEVEYQDKTSLSLDVRYVPQDEAALLAKFSDVEGEGKVSVVIWTTTPWTLPASQAVSVHPDFNYALVQVDVGLGKERLIVAEDMVEGLMARYGVSDFRIVGRIVGADLKGTVLDHPFLVRDIPVVLGEHVTTEAGTGCVHTAPDHGVDDFNVGRENGIGTINLVQDNGVYSDAAGEFAGLHVYKVDGAVLEALNRNNALVFESKIFHSYPHCWRTKTPLIFRATPQWFISMTKEGLLDAAKHAVDGVKWVPNWGKNRMEGMLNNSPDWCVSRQRTWGVPIALFINKETQELHPETPRLIEEVAKRIEKEGIEAWFEIDAEELLGADAEKYSKVTDTLDVWFDSGVTHYSVIDQREELNFPADLYLEGSDQHRGWFQSSLKTSIAIRGVPPYKQVLTHGFTVDGDGRKMSKSLGNVLSPQKVMDTLGADIIRLWVAATDYTTEMTVSDEILKRVADSYRRIRNTARFMMSNLNGFDPAKDLVPANEMIALDRWIVDRAALLQKELDTAYNEYQFHAVNQKIQNFCSVDLGGFYLDVIKDRQYTTQSDSLARRSAQTALYHVMEAFTRWIAPILSFTADEIWQSLPGERSESVFLTTWYEGLVELSSDEPMGREFWAHVLEAKVATNKVLEAARSEGKMKASLSAEITLYCDAALQATLNALGEELRFVLIASEVNVLPLSEADDAAVATELDGLKVRVELSKNTKCVRCWHHREEVGLRETHPELCDRCISNLPDGEGEQRLFA from the coding sequence ATGAGTGATTATAAACCGACACTGAATTTGCCAAACACTGATTTCCCTATGCGTGGAGATCTGGCAAAACGTGAACCTGCAATGCTTAAGCGTTGGCAGGATATGGATCTGTACCAAAAAGTACGTGATGTAAGTAAAGGCCGAAAAACATTTATTCTTCATGATGGCCCTCCGTACGCAAATGGCAGTATTCACATCGGTCATGCAGTTAATAAGATTCTCAAAGATATTATTGTTAAGTCAAAAACTGTCAGCGGCTTTGATGCGCCTTATATTCCAGGTTGGGATTGTCATGGTTTGCCGATTGAGCACAAGGTCGAGCAGCTTATTGGCAAGGCCGGCACGAAAGTGTCTTACAAAGATTTTCGCGCAAAGTGCCGTGAATACGCTTATACGCAAATCGAAGAGCAGAAAAAAGATTTTATCCGTTTAGGTGTTATGGGCGATTGGAAAAATCCCTACCTGACGATGAACTTTGCAACGGAAGCGAATATTGTTCGTGCGCTGGGTAAGATTGCTGAAAATGGCCATCTCGTAAAAGGCTTCAAGCCAGTTTACTGGAGTGTGGTAGGTGGTTCTGCGCTGGCAGAGGCAGAAGTTGAATACCAAGACAAAACATCTTTGTCTTTAGATGTGCGGTATGTGCCGCAAGATGAAGCGGCCTTATTGGCTAAATTTTCTGATGTTGAAGGCGAAGGTAAAGTATCTGTTGTTATTTGGACAACCACACCTTGGACGCTTCCTGCTAGTCAGGCTGTTTCTGTTCATCCTGACTTTAACTATGCCTTAGTTCAAGTTGATGTGGGCTTGGGCAAAGAGCGTTTGATCGTTGCGGAAGACATGGTTGAAGGTTTGATGGCGCGTTACGGTGTGTCTGACTTCCGTATTGTGGGTCGCATTGTTGGTGCAGATCTAAAAGGTACTGTCTTGGATCACCCCTTTTTGGTGCGTGATATTCCCGTTGTTTTGGGTGAGCATGTTACGACGGAAGCGGGTACAGGTTGTGTGCATACTGCACCAGATCACGGCGTAGACGATTTCAATGTCGGTCGTGAAAATGGCATTGGCACTATCAATTTGGTTCAAGACAATGGCGTTTATTCTGATGCAGCGGGTGAATTTGCTGGCTTGCATGTATATAAAGTAGATGGTGCGGTATTAGAAGCGCTTAATCGTAATAACGCTTTGGTGTTTGAATCGAAGATCTTCCACAGTTATCCGCATTGTTGGCGTACAAAAACACCGCTTATTTTCCGCGCGACGCCTCAATGGTTTATCAGTATGACCAAAGAAGGTTTGTTGGATGCGGCAAAACATGCGGTAGACGGCGTGAAATGGGTGCCTAACTGGGGTAAGAATCGCATGGAAGGGATGTTGAATAACAGCCCGGACTGGTGTGTGTCTCGTCAGCGTACTTGGGGTGTACCTATTGCTTTATTTATCAATAAAGAAACTCAAGAGCTTCACCCAGAAACGCCGCGATTGATCGAAGAAGTGGCTAAGCGTATAGAAAAAGAAGGTATAGAGGCTTGGTTCGAAATCGACGCAGAAGAGTTGTTGGGCGCTGATGCTGAAAAATACAGCAAGGTAACCGATACTTTAGATGTGTGGTTCGACTCAGGTGTCACGCATTATTCGGTTATCGATCAGCGTGAAGAGTTGAACTTTCCTGCTGATTTGTATTTGGAGGGCTCAGATCAGCATCGTGGTTGGTTCCAGTCTTCTTTGAAAACATCGATCGCAATTCGTGGTGTACCGCCATATAAACAAGTGTTAACACACGGCTTTACCGTGGATGGCGACGGTCGAAAAATGTCGAAATCTTTGGGTAATGTATTGTCACCGCAAAAAGTGATGGATACTTTGGGCGCCGATATTATTCGATTGTGGGTGGCGGCTACGGATTACACGACAGAAATGACAGTTTCTGATGAGATCCTTAAGCGTGTTGCTGATTCGTATCGTCGTATCCGTAATACGGCGCGTTTTATGATGTCGAATCTAAATGGCTTTGATCCAGCTAAAGATCTTGTTCCTGCCAATGAGATGATCGCGCTGGATCGTTGGATTGTGGATCGTGCTGCGCTGCTTCAAAAAGAATTAGATACGGCTTACAACGAATATCAGTTCCATGCAGTGAATCAAAAAATTCAGAATTTTTGCTCTGTGGATCTAGGTGGTTTTTATCTGGATGTTATTAAAGACCGTCAGTACACCACGCAATCAGACAGTTTGGCACGTCGTTCTGCACAAACCGCTTTGTATCATGTAATGGAGGCGTTCACGCGTTGGATTGCACCGATTTTGAGTTTTACCGCGGATGAAATTTGGCAATCCCTTCCAGGTGAGCGCAGCGAATCTGTGTTCTTGACAACTTGGTATGAAGGGTTAGTCGAATTGTCGAGTGATGAACCAATGGGACGTGAATTCTGGGCGCATGTGTTAGAAGCCAAGGTAGCGACTAATAAGGTGTTAGAGGCGGCGCGTAGCGAAGGTAAAATGAAGGCCAGCTTAAGCGCTGAAATAACGCTTTATTGTGATGCTGCTTTGCAGGCGACTTTGAATGCTTTGGGCGAAGAGTTGCGTTTTGTATTGATCGCTTCAGAAGTCAATGTTCTGCCATTGTCTGAAGCTGACGATGCGGCGGTGGCGACGGAGCTTGATGGGCTTAAAGTGCGTGTTGAGTTGAGTAAGAATACTAAGTGTGTTCGCTGTTGGCATCACCGTGAAGAAGTGGGTCTGCGTGAGACTCATCCTGAGTTATGCGATCGCTGTATTTCTAACTTACCAGACGGAGAAGGTGAGCAACGCCTTTTCGCTTAA
- a CDS encoding phosphotransferase translates to MTPEFFIKRQCKASFVERKEVIQSLWSGYGEIVRYIISYQGSQPSTYIIAKHCTFPISINHPRGWQSDHAHNRKIRSYEVEQCWYQDWAARCLDSARVAHCHGVHFDKQSGQRLILLEDLDALGYDARYDTDNDQHLLSCINWIAAFHAGFIHQNPVLGWPKGLWGKGTYWHLDTRQEEWMAMEEGELKSSAVALSQCLDEARFKTLVHGDAKVANFCFSTQEEKVAAVDFQYVGGGTGVQDLAYLLGSALTEKALSENLPYLLDHYFAELGRELMAQGESQAFAQEVIEEWQTLFVIAWADFHRFIMGWSPTHAKNTPFSHDLTEQALQQLRNA, encoded by the coding sequence ATGACCCCCGAATTTTTTATAAAGCGACAATGCAAGGCAAGCTTTGTTGAGCGCAAGGAAGTAATTCAGTCTTTGTGGAGTGGTTATGGCGAAATCGTCCGCTATATCATTAGTTATCAAGGTTCTCAGCCTTCCACTTATATTATTGCCAAACATTGCACCTTCCCCATTTCTATAAATCACCCTCGTGGTTGGCAGTCTGATCACGCGCATAACCGAAAAATACGTTCTTATGAAGTGGAGCAATGTTGGTACCAAGATTGGGCTGCCCGCTGCCTTGATTCGGCTCGAGTAGCGCATTGTCATGGTGTTCATTTTGATAAGCAAAGCGGTCAGCGATTGATCTTATTAGAAGACTTAGACGCGTTGGGTTATGACGCTCGATACGACACTGATAACGATCAGCATCTATTGTCTTGTATTAACTGGATTGCGGCCTTTCACGCTGGTTTTATTCATCAAAACCCCGTTTTGGGTTGGCCTAAAGGACTTTGGGGAAAAGGCACTTATTGGCATTTAGATACACGCCAAGAAGAATGGATGGCGATGGAAGAAGGTGAGTTGAAGTCATCTGCAGTCGCTTTGTCTCAGTGCCTAGACGAAGCTCGTTTTAAAACACTGGTTCATGGCGATGCGAAGGTAGCGAATTTTTGTTTTTCTACACAAGAAGAAAAAGTCGCAGCGGTAGATTTTCAATACGTTGGAGGTGGTACTGGCGTACAGGATTTGGCTTATCTCTTAGGCAGCGCTCTTACTGAAAAAGCGTTGTCTGAAAACCTACCTTATTTACTTGATCATTATTTTGCCGAGCTAGGGCGAGAGTTAATGGCTCAAGGCGAATCTCAGGCTTTTGCTCAAGAGGTTATTGAAGAGTGGCAAACATTGTTTGTGATTGCTTGGGCAGACTTTCATCGCTTCATTATGGGCTGGAGCCCAACTCATGCAAAGAATACCCCTTTCAGCCACGACCTAACCGAGCAAGCGCTTCAACAGCTGAGAAACGCTTAA
- a CDS encoding FKBP-type peptidyl-prolyl cis-trans isomerase, which translates to MNLVKKSSRVTLHFELSLEDGQIVDSNFAQIPASFVFGDGSLLPDFELALLGMSVGQEASYVMSPEKAFGAHNTSNLQRMPRSQFAMDLEEGMVISFADMKKNELPGVIADIEEKEVVVDFNHPLAGRSLTFRVQIVAIEEAA; encoded by the coding sequence ATGAATTTAGTTAAAAAAAGTAGTCGAGTAACGCTGCATTTTGAATTGTCCCTTGAAGATGGCCAAATAGTTGACTCTAACTTCGCGCAAATACCGGCCAGTTTTGTATTTGGCGACGGAAGCTTATTGCCTGATTTTGAATTGGCCCTTTTAGGTATGTCGGTGGGTCAAGAGGCGTCTTATGTTATGTCTCCAGAAAAAGCGTTTGGCGCTCATAATACCAGTAACCTCCAGCGAATGCCTCGCTCTCAGTTTGCTATGGACTTAGAGGAAGGTATGGTGATTTCTTTTGCTGATATGAAAAAAAACGAACTTCCTGGTGTAATAGCAGATATTGAAGAGAAGGAGGTGGTGGTTGATTTTAATCATCCCTTAGCTGGGCGCTCGCTTACGTTTAGAGTGCAGATAGTTGCTATCGAGGAGGCTGCATGA
- the ispH gene encoding 4-hydroxy-3-methylbut-2-enyl diphosphate reductase: MSFAIQLANPRGFCAGVDRAIDIVNRCLDLFEAPIYVRHEVVHNKFVVESLKARGAVFVDELDQVPDDNIVIFSAHGVSKAVRDEATDRGLKVFDATCPLVTKVHLEVLRYSRDGMECILIGHDGHPEVEGTMGQYDSRQGGAIYLVEHPDDVADLPVKNPERLAFVTQTTLSMDDTSVVIDTLRQHYPMIRGPKKDDICYATQNRQDAVKTLAKESHLVLVVGSVNSSNSTRLKELAERMGAKAFLIDNANEIDTAWLQGVTSVGVTAGASAPEVLVNEVIARLVAEGGSVPQELKGREENVSFSMPKELRIIEL, translated from the coding sequence ATGAGTTTTGCAATTCAACTTGCCAACCCTCGTGGCTTTTGTGCTGGTGTGGATCGAGCGATCGATATTGTGAATAGGTGCTTAGATTTATTCGAGGCTCCTATCTACGTTCGCCATGAAGTGGTGCACAATAAGTTTGTGGTCGAATCATTAAAAGCGCGTGGTGCGGTATTTGTTGATGAATTGGATCAAGTTCCAGATGACAATATTGTTATCTTCAGTGCGCATGGTGTGTCAAAAGCGGTTCGAGACGAAGCAACAGATCGTGGTTTAAAAGTATTTGATGCGACCTGTCCATTGGTTACAAAAGTGCATTTAGAGGTGCTTCGCTATTCTCGCGATGGTATGGAATGTATTTTGATTGGTCATGATGGGCATCCTGAAGTTGAAGGAACAATGGGGCAGTATGATAGTCGTCAAGGTGGTGCTATTTATTTAGTAGAGCACCCTGATGATGTGGCTGACCTTCCTGTGAAGAATCCAGAGCGCCTTGCCTTTGTGACACAAACCACCTTGTCTATGGATGACACCTCTGTGGTGATTGATACGTTGCGTCAACATTACCCAATGATTCGTGGTCCCAAAAAAGATGATATTTGTTATGCAACGCAAAATCGCCAAGACGCAGTAAAAACCTTAGCTAAAGAGTCGCACTTAGTTTTGGTTGTGGGTTCTGTTAACAGCTCTAATTCAACTCGTCTTAAAGAGCTTGCTGAGCGTATGGGGGCGAAAGCTTTCCTTATTGATAATGCGAACGAAATTGATACAGCTTGGTTGCAGGGTGTTACTAGTGTTGGTGTAACGGCTGGGGCGTCGGCTCCAGAGGTGTTAGTCAATGAAGTGATTGCTCGTCTTGTGGCTGAAGGGGGAAGTGTTCCTCAAGAGTTAAAGGGCCGTGAAGAAAATGTCTCTTTCTCCATGCCTAAAGAGCTTCGCATTATAGAGCTTTAG
- the lspA gene encoding signal peptidase II → MWKRVQRWWALALILFIVDWVTKQAIESNLFYGQEIPVLPFFDLTLRYNTGAAFSFLAEAGGWQRWFFSVIALAVVVGISWRLIRIANTNRLESLALSFVLGGAIGNLYDRLMYGHVVDFLQLHWQQSWYFPAFNVADSAITIGVVLMLLESVVTKKQEEAKE, encoded by the coding sequence ATGTGGAAACGAGTTCAGCGCTGGTGGGCGCTGGCTCTCATTCTATTCATTGTGGATTGGGTGACGAAACAAGCGATTGAATCCAATTTGTTTTATGGGCAAGAAATCCCAGTATTACCTTTTTTTGATTTAACGCTCAGATATAACACAGGGGCTGCGTTTAGCTTTCTGGCGGAAGCGGGAGGCTGGCAGCGTTGGTTTTTTTCCGTGATCGCGTTGGCGGTTGTGGTTGGTATTAGTTGGCGCCTTATTAGAATCGCTAATACGAATCGCCTCGAATCACTCGCTTTGAGTTTTGTTCTAGGTGGTGCTATTGGGAATTTATATGACCGATTGATGTATGGTCATGTTGTCGATTTTCTTCAGCTTCATTGGCAGCAGTCGTGGTATTTCCCCGCATTTAATGTTGCAGACAGTGCGATTACCATTGGTGTTGTTTTAATGTTGCTAGAAAGTGTGGTGACAAAGAAGCAAGAGGAGGCAAAAGAATGA
- the hrpB gene encoding ATP-dependent helicase HrpB produces MSNELPIYQLIPDLKRQLNQSHEAILEAAPGAGKTTVVPLELMEETWLKGRKIIMLEPRRLAAKTAAKRLADSLQEPLGERIGYRIRHEGKESKNTQVLVVTEGVLTRMLHDDPSLDDIALVIFDEFHERNLHSDLAFALCLQARELYRDEDPLKLLVMSATLDTEVLEARLNCPTLTSQGRSFPIITHYGNKALKTFQITDEVVRLTCQAFNEETGSILVFLPGQKEIRQAASKLQHQLGHHAHLSILPLYGELSLKEQEQVIQPVVAPARKIVLATAIAQTSLTIEGIRVVVDSGLSREARFDANTAITRLHTRRATQAETTQRMGRAGRTEEGICYRWWSEAQQYQLAPQAQPQIEISDLNSLVMDLAKWGVQARLELDWVTPPTESHWQQSVDLLTKLSALAPNEALQLTPLGKHMSELGIEPRLARLLIEGIKRGNDQAAGSVCAILSEGDPFTQHNSCLSDRLAWLNGTLSINSKRPKPVYQKARQQWLQRSQNILIQQDITREDSNDIAPLLISAFADRIALRVNQDNERVRYKLTNGRMASLDIQDPSAQEPWLIALDIGGHHGQEEDRIFLAHPIQLDSIETDFPYLIETKQHLTWSKKDARLLSESQRWIGKLCIDKKKSNKPSEADICQAIFVYIRQNSLSVLPWDDASEQLRARIQFAFTHDKNTQWPDYSDDALLAGLENWLAPYVGAITTQQAMNKLPLANILLNQLDWNQQQTLNNNVPPRLDIASGASHKIDYKEQPPTLRVKLQEMFGTTTHPTFFNQTIRIELLSPGQRPLAVTQDLAFFWKEAYPEVRKEMRGRYPKHPWPEDPMSAQATAKTNRALRSS; encoded by the coding sequence ATGTCTAACGAACTGCCTATCTATCAACTGATTCCTGACTTAAAGCGTCAACTCAATCAGTCTCACGAAGCCATTTTGGAAGCCGCTCCCGGTGCAGGTAAAACCACGGTGGTGCCACTCGAGTTAATGGAAGAAACTTGGCTAAAAGGTCGTAAGATCATTATGCTCGAACCACGACGTTTGGCCGCCAAAACCGCAGCGAAACGCCTCGCCGATTCATTACAAGAACCACTTGGCGAACGCATTGGTTATCGAATTCGCCATGAGGGCAAAGAAAGCAAAAACACTCAAGTGCTCGTCGTAACCGAAGGCGTATTAACCCGCATGCTACATGACGATCCAAGTTTAGATGACATCGCCCTAGTTATCTTCGATGAATTTCACGAGCGTAACCTTCATTCTGATTTGGCGTTTGCTTTGTGTTTACAAGCACGAGAGCTTTACCGAGACGAAGACCCGCTAAAGCTATTGGTCATGTCAGCCACGTTAGATACAGAAGTGCTGGAGGCCAGACTCAACTGTCCAACACTCACCAGCCAAGGCCGCAGCTTTCCAATCATCACACACTATGGCAATAAAGCACTCAAGACCTTTCAAATCACCGACGAAGTCGTGCGCCTTACTTGCCAAGCCTTCAATGAAGAAACTGGCAGCATATTGGTTTTTCTACCGGGGCAAAAAGAAATTCGTCAAGCAGCAAGCAAACTGCAACATCAACTCGGCCATCATGCTCACTTAAGCATTCTGCCGTTATATGGCGAGCTCAGCCTAAAAGAACAAGAACAGGTCATTCAGCCGGTGGTTGCCCCAGCGCGTAAAATTGTTCTTGCAACGGCGATAGCACAAACCAGCTTAACAATTGAAGGGATTCGAGTGGTGGTCGATAGTGGCCTGAGTCGCGAAGCACGTTTCGATGCCAATACCGCTATAACACGATTACACACTCGTCGAGCAACTCAAGCGGAAACCACGCAGCGAATGGGCCGAGCAGGTAGAACGGAAGAGGGCATTTGCTATCGTTGGTGGAGCGAAGCACAGCAATACCAGCTGGCGCCGCAAGCCCAACCTCAAATTGAAATCAGTGACTTAAACTCCCTCGTGATGGATCTCGCCAAATGGGGCGTTCAAGCGCGTTTGGAACTGGATTGGGTTACGCCTCCAACAGAAAGCCACTGGCAGCAATCGGTGGATTTACTCACAAAGCTGTCGGCGCTTGCCCCTAATGAAGCGTTACAGCTTACTCCGCTTGGCAAACACATGAGTGAACTCGGCATTGAGCCGAGACTGGCTAGGCTTCTGATTGAAGGCATAAAAAGAGGAAACGATCAGGCTGCTGGTTCCGTGTGCGCAATTCTGTCGGAAGGTGATCCGTTTACTCAGCACAACAGCTGCCTAAGCGATCGACTTGCATGGCTTAACGGTACGCTGTCTATAAACAGCAAGCGACCCAAACCAGTTTATCAAAAAGCACGACAGCAATGGCTTCAACGCAGTCAAAACATCTTGATTCAACAAGATATCACGCGTGAAGACTCGAACGATATAGCGCCTCTGCTCATCAGCGCGTTTGCAGATCGCATTGCTCTACGAGTCAATCAAGATAACGAAAGAGTACGCTACAAGCTGACTAACGGTCGTATGGCAAGTTTGGATATTCAAGATCCATCGGCTCAAGAGCCGTGGCTGATTGCGTTAGACATTGGCGGTCATCATGGCCAAGAAGAAGACCGCATTTTTCTCGCTCATCCGATCCAATTAGACTCAATCGAAACCGATTTCCCCTATCTAATAGAAACAAAGCAGCACCTAACATGGTCAAAAAAAGACGCGCGTTTATTAAGTGAATCGCAACGATGGATTGGCAAGTTATGCATCGACAAAAAAAAGAGTAACAAACCATCAGAAGCAGATATTTGCCAAGCGATCTTCGTCTATATTCGTCAAAATAGTTTGTCCGTTTTACCTTGGGATGATGCGAGCGAACAGCTGCGGGCTCGCATCCAGTTTGCCTTTACCCATGATAAAAACACACAATGGCCAGATTATTCTGATGACGCACTACTCGCTGGACTAGAAAACTGGTTGGCGCCATACGTCGGAGCCATTACAACGCAACAAGCGATGAACAAACTTCCTTTGGCGAATATTCTGCTTAACCAGTTAGATTGGAATCAGCAGCAAACGCTTAATAATAACGTCCCGCCTCGACTCGACATTGCATCAGGAGCAAGTCACAAAATTGATTACAAAGAGCAGCCGCCAACGCTGCGTGTAAAGCTGCAAGAAATGTTTGGCACTACGACTCATCCGACGTTTTTTAATCAAACCATTCGAATTGAACTGCTATCTCCGGGACAAAGACCTTTGGCCGTGACCCAAGACTTGGCTTTCTTTTGGAAAGAAGCTTATCCAGAGGTTCGAAAAGAAATGCGCGGTCGTTATCCTAAGCATCCATGGCCCGAAGACCCTATGAGTGCTCAGGCGACCGCAAAAACCAATCGAGCATTAAGGTCGTCATGA